In Gorilla gorilla gorilla isolate KB3781 chromosome 16, NHGRI_mGorGor1-v2.1_pri, whole genome shotgun sequence, the genomic window aggcaggtggatcaccaggtcagacattttagaccagcctgaccaacatggtgaaaccccatctctactaaaaatacaaaaatcagccaggtgtggtggcgcgggtctataatcccagctacccaggacgctgaggcaggagaatcacttgaaccccggtggcggaggttgcagtgagccaagatcgtgccactgcagtccagcctggacgagactccatctcaaaaaaacaaaaaaaaaaaaaaaagaaatggagttcAAGAGTCAGACTTCAGACTTTAGCTAGAGATATACAGTTGGGAGACATCATAGAGATGATATTTAAAACCATGAGATGACAAAATCATTAATACCATAAATGTAGATGAAGAGAAGAGGTCCAAGGACTGAACCCTGGGGCGCTTTCACATTTAGAGATTTGGGAGACTAGGAAGAACCATCAGAAGAGACAAGGAACTTCCAGAGAGGTAATAGGAAAACCAGGAGAgagcatttgttttttaatttggctCAAGGTGGGGAGATCAGctgtgtcaaatgctgctgatGTGATAGGTTGCTAGATCAATAACAGAATTGCCTATTATATTTAGTAATGTGGAGTTAGTTGGATTAAAGCATTTTTGGTGGAGTGGTAGAGGCTAATATCTGATTGAAATGGGTTCAAGGAGAATAGAAGAAGAGGATAGGAAGAAACAGCAAGTATAGTCAGTACCTTAAAGTTCCTTAAGAGGGCTCTGCTATAAGGGAATAGAGAAATGGACAATAGCTCCCAGGAGGTGGGTTCAAGAGGTTTTCGAGGGTTGTTCTGTTATTTTTTCAGTTTGGAACATAACAATATGTTTTGCCATTGGGAGCAGTGCAGTATAGAGGGGAAAAAACAAGTGATACTGGAGTGGGAACATTGCGGGAACAGTGTCCTTCAGGGGCTAATACACAAGTGGAGCACTGTAACAGGAGAGAGCACAAAGGCTGTGGGCACAGATGTTCAGTAGTGGGAGCTGGGAGAAAGTCTGATTGCTTCTATTCCCCTGTGGAGGTCATCCGCTCAGCAATGAGGAagcagggagttggaggttagaggagacaaaagaagctATAAAAGAGTCATCTGGGAGAATGGAAGGATAATTGAACAGGGTATGTGCTGTACTATTGCGAGGCAGTTCTAATAACTTCTAAGGTCAAACCCACAGGAAAGAATATAGTTGTAAACTTTGAATaccaatgtgtttttgttttgccttttaaaataccTCTAGAAAAGCAGGTAGGACTGGGGCGAGAGTAGTCCTTAGATTataatataatttctaaaatggaATCTATTGTATTTCAAGTGGCTGTGGTGGGTACAAACATGAATCTGATTTGTGTGTGTAGGCCTAGAGGAACAGCAAGTTTATTTCCAGCTCCATTGCTGAAGGATGATTgtgttcaaattttaaaaagcacagctTGGTGAGCAAAGCTCTAGACTGAGACAGATCTACTAGGTCCAAGGCTTGACTTCTCTTGCTAACCCTATTTCCCTATTGGTACCTAATTTTCaccatctgaaaataaaaatccttATTTTCCTTAAGGATTTCTTAAGGCATTCTTAATTGTATTAATAAGTTAACTTATTAGAGATGATAAGTTAGATGACAACTTAGCTAGAAAGAGCCAGAAGACAGCTTGGACTAAGACAGTGGAAGATCTTGAACGCAACACAATGTGTTCACATCTGATTCTATTGGGACATTTGAAACATTGATTTCCATACCCCATCCAGAAGTCCAGGGTGAAGCTTAAACATCTGTATGCTTCACAGCTGACTGATGTTCAGCCTGCATTGAAAACCACTGGTCTAGGGtagaggttggcaaactatggtcGACTGGGCAAATCTGGCcaattgcctgtttttgtaagtaaagttttcTTGGAACACATCCTATTAATTTACTGTTGTCTGTACCTGTTTTTGGCATATAGTGGAAGAGTTTAGTAATTGGGACAGAGACCTGTTGGCCCGCAAAGCCCaatatatttactatctggccctttacagaaaaagtttgctgtcCTTTATTCTAGgggattctggatttttttttaatggtaatgATATGAGTAttatttttgtctcattttttgCAATGTAGAGTCCAGATATTGTCTATGGTTGATGAAATAAGTAACAGAGGTttgactgtattttttaaattgtgggaaGAGGAACCTACAAAGGATCTGAAAATAATGAACACGGGTATACCTGCAGGGACAAGGAAGATGGGGAGTATGCATGAAAATCCCTTCTCATAGCGGAAAGTCCCCAGATGTGTCTGAAGTCAACAAGTCAAGAAACAGCATCATAAGCACAGCAGTCACACATGCAGTGGTGGCACCAGAAGGACTGAAAAGGAATGGTGGGGGCAGCCACTTCAGAAGCAGCAGGGGGCACAGAGCTGTTATTTTTTAACCATGTGttgtatttctttgatttttaaaaagtcgagacaattttaaataaaatctttcttcTAATTGCAGCATTTACCCTCCCATTCCAGGAGAGGAGAGCTCTCTGAGGTGGGCAGGAAAGAAATTTGAGGAGATCCCAATCGCACACATTAAAGCATCCCACAACAAGTAAGTGGGAAGGGAAACACTGGGCAGGTCTAGCGTGAGATTCTTTCCACTTCACAGGGAAAGTCAGGCTTGGCCCTGAATACCCCGGGGTAGAAGTGAGGGTGCTAAGTGCTGCATGATGGCGCTAATGTAGGGCACCGTCTTCCTCCTCACTTGAGGAACCACCTGCCATCTTACACAAGTttcataaaaatgtgaaata contains:
- the MRPS11 gene encoding small ribosomal subunit protein uS11m isoform X5 produces the protein MEKRTWSSEVNGSSSGQVEVGHWRQRVQILSMVDEISNRGLTVFFKLWEEEPTKDLKIMNTGIPAGTRKMGSMHENPFS